A region from the Lycium barbarum isolate Lr01 chromosome 8, ASM1917538v2, whole genome shotgun sequence genome encodes:
- the LOC132607135 gene encoding aquaporin TIP1-1-like, translated as MPIRQIAIGTPHEATRPDALQAALAEFISTLIFVFAGSGSGVAFSKLTGGGANTPAGVIAVAIAYGFGLFVAVSVSANISGGHVNPAVTFGAFVGGNITLLRGIFYWIAQLLGSVVACLLLKFTTGGMEIGTFGLSDGVGVGNALVLEIVMTFGLVYTVYATAVDPKRGSLGTIAPIAIGFIVGANILAGGAFDGASMNPAVSFGPALVSWSWNNHWVYWVGPLIGGGLAGLVYEFFFINQTHDPLPQ; from the exons ATGCCAATCAGACAGATAGCAATCGGAACACCACATGAAGCCACCCGTCCCGATGCCTTACAAGCAGCGTTGGCTGAGTTCATCTCCACCTTAATTTTCGTATTCGCAGGTTCAGGTTCAGGTGTTGCATTCAGTAAGTTGACTGGTGGTGGTGCTAACACACCTGCTGGAGTCATTGCTGTTGCTATTGCTTATGGTTTCGGGCTGTTCGTGGCGGTTTCTGTTAGTGCTAACATTTCTGGTGGACATGTAAACCCTGCTGTCACCTTTGGTGCCTTTGTTGGTGGTAACATAACACTTTTACGTGGAATTTTCTATTGGATTGCTCAGTTGCTTGGCTCTGTTGTTGCTTGCTTGCTTCTCAAGTTCACCACTGGTGGCATG GAGATAGGTACATTCGGCTTGTCCGATGGAGTTGGTGTAGGCAACGCATTGGTACTTGAAATAGTAATGACATTTGGTCTAGTCTACACCGTGTACGCTACCGCAGTGGATCCAAAGAGGGGTAGTTTGGGAACAATTGCACCAATTGCAATTGGTTTCATTGTTGGAGCAAACATCTTAGCTGGTGGGGCTTTTGATGGGGCTTCAATGAACCCAGCAGTATCTTTTGGCCCAGCATTAGTGAGCTGGAGTTGGAACAACCATTGGGTTTATTGGGTTGGGCCACTTATTGGTGGTGGGCTTGCTGGGCTTGTTTATGAGTTCTTCTTCATCAACCAGACCCATGATCCTTTGCCTCAATAA